A genomic stretch from Hemitrygon akajei chromosome 10, sHemAka1.3, whole genome shotgun sequence includes:
- the LOC140734777 gene encoding F-box/LRR-repeat protein 14 isoform X2 translates to METHISCLFPEILAMIFSYLDVRDKGRAAQVCTAWRDAAYHKSVWRGVEAKLHLRRANPSLFPSLQARGIRRVQILSLRRSLSYVIQGMPNIESLNLSGCYNLTDIGLGHAFVQEIPSLNVLNLSLCKQITDSSLGRIAQYLKNLEVLELGGCSNITNTGLLLIAWGLHRLKSLNLRSCRHVSDVGIGHLAGMTRSAAEGCLNLEYLTLQDCQKLSDLSLKHISKGLTKLKVLNLSFCGGISDAGMLHLSHMTSLWSLNLRSCDNISDTGIMHLAMGSLRLSGLDVSFCDKIGDQSLAYIAQGLYQLKSLSLCSCHISDDGINKMARQMHELRTLNIGQCVRITDKGLELIADHLTQLTGIDLYGCTKITKRGLERITQLPCLKVLNLGLWQMTESEKGELVK, encoded by the coding sequence ATGGAGACACACATCTCGTGTCTCTTCCCCGAGATCCTGGCCATGATCTTCAGCTACCTAGACGTGAGGGACAAAGGGCGAGCGGCGCAAGTGTGCACGGCTTGGAGAGACGCTGCCTATCACAAATCCGTTTGGAGAGGGGTTGAAGCCAAGTTGCATTTGAGGAGAGCCAACCCTTCCCTTTTCCCCAGTCTCCAAGCGAGGGGCATCAGGAGGGTGCAGATTCTCAGCCTTCGGCGCAGCCTCAGCTATGTGATCCAAGGTATGCCCAACATCGAGAGCCTGAACCTGAGCGGCTGCTACAACTTGACGGACATCGGCCTGGGGCACGCTTTCGTGCAAGAGATCCCGTCCCTGAACGTCCTGAACCTGAGCCTTTGCAAACAGATCACCGACAGCAGCCTGGGTAGGATCGCACAGTATCTGAAGAATCTGGAGGTGCTGGAGCTGGGCGGCTGCAGCAATATCACCAATACAGGCCTTCTGTTGATTGCCTGGGGCTTGCACAGACTCAAGAGCTTGAATTTGAGGAGCTGCCGGCACGTCTCGGATGTAGGAATCGGCCATTTAGCAGGCATGACTAGAAGCGCTGCGGAAGGCTGCCTAAACCTGGAATATCTGACTTTACAAGACTGTCAGAAACTCTCCGACCTCTCCTTAAAACACATCTCCAAGGGCCTGACCAAACTCAAGGTACTGAATTTGAGTTTCTGCGGTGGGATTTCAGACGCGGGTATGCTACATCTTTCACACATGACGAGTTTGTGGAGTCTCAACCTAAGGTCCTGTGATAACATCAGCGATACCGGCATTATGCATTTGGCCATGGGCAGCTTGAGACTGAGCGGGTTGGACGTTTCCTTCTGCGATAAGATAGGCGACCAGAGCCTGGCTTATATCGCGCAAGGCTTGTATCAGCTCAAATCGCTCTCCCTTTGCTCCTGCCACATAAGTGATGACGGCATCAACAAAATGGCCCGGCAGATGCACGAATTAAGGACCCTAAATATCGGTCAGTGTGTGCGGATTACAGACAAAGGACTGGAACTCATAGCTGACCATTTGACCCAGCTGACGGGCATTGATCTCTATGGCTGCACAAAAATCACCAAAAGGGGTTTGGAAAGAATAACGCAATTGCCCTGCCTTAAAGTTCTTAACCTGGGACTCTGGCAAATGACTGAAAGTGAAAAA